A single region of the Pectinophora gossypiella chromosome 2, ilPecGoss1.1, whole genome shotgun sequence genome encodes:
- the LOC126374089 gene encoding alpha-crystallin B chain-like, whose protein sequence is MSLMPYWLRHLRNSAYRDPLTRLLEDPFAVFARDPFFRDPMKFMKQVTAPLQNELHGIEGVYSDSEVKVDGKKVEVHLDVQNFSPEQIQVKTVGNEIMVEGKKEIKKEDGWTRSHFERRFLLPEGFPPERVECHLDKGKLKLIAFRSEPVEERAIPIQDKSSEKISDK, encoded by the coding sequence ATGTCTCTGATGCCGTATTGGTTACGCCATTTGAGGAACAGCGCGTACCGAGACCCGCTCACGAGGTTGCTGGAAGACCCCTTCGCGGTGTTCGCGAGGGATCCCTTCTTCCGTGACCCAATGAAGTTCATGAAGCAAGTGACAGCGCCGCTGCAGAACGAGCTCCATGGCATCGAGGGCGTGTACTCTGACTCGGAGGTGAAGGTAGACGGGAAGAAGGTGGAAGTGCATCTGGACGTGCAGAACTTCAGCCCGGAGCAGATCCAAGTGAAGACTGTGGGGAACGAGATCATGGTCGAGgggaaaaaagaaataaagaaggAAGACGGATGGACGAGGAGCCACTTCGAGAGGCGCTTCTTACTACCGGAAGGATTCCCTCCTGAGCGCGTGGAGTGTCACCTCGACAAGGGCAAGCTCAAGCTGATTGCCTTCAGGTCGGAGCCAGTGGAAGAGAGGGCCATCCCCATCCAAGATAAATCTTCAGAGAAGATATCTGATAAGTAG
- the LOC126374072 gene encoding uncharacterized protein LOC126374072, translating into MQNLSLGLRIIQDSSYMEVKRQFSCCSAHYSMSTPQVGVAFIGKGFRKMRVKDMQQEEVFVIRRPIHWCSLPEVFVEVGDAPALLLKPKGYLSSSYFIIDENDQNVLRIKKLSNCFTDPDYKIFSQNDVQIGEIKGEKTEFDLKYPRDLGVRYKAALIAACMFFDNERQQEKNAFS; encoded by the exons ATGCAGAATCTATCTTtgg GCTTAAGGATCATTCAAGACTCCTCATATATGGAGGTGAAGCGCCAGTTCTCTTGCTGCAGCGCGCACTACTCCATGTCTACCCCGCAAGTAGGCGTCGCTTTCATCGGCAAGGGTTTCCGGAAGATGCGTGTAAAGGACATGCAGCAGGAAGAG GTGTTTGTAATCCGCCGCCCCATCCACTGGTGCTCGTTGCCTGAAGTATTCGTGGAGGTGGGGGATGCGCCCGCGCTGCTTCTCAAGCCCAAGGGATACCTCAGCTCTTCCTACTTCATCATCGACGAGAACGACCAGAATGTGCTGAGGATTAAGAAGCTGTCCAACTGCTTTACTGATCCTGATTATAAG ATCTTCAGTCAAAACGACGTGCAGATAGGAGAGATAAAGGGAGAGAAGACAGAGTTCGACTTAAAGTACCCGCGGGACCTCGGAGTGCGGTACAAAGCCGCCTTGATAGCTGCTTGCATGTTCTTT gACAACGAGAGGCAGCAAGAGAAAAATGCGTTCAGTTAA